DNA sequence from the Roseibium sp. HPY-6 genome:
GCGTAATGGATAAGCACGCCCGCGGCACCGCGCAACAGGTCTATCTGATGTTGGCGCCCCTTTGCCTGCGCGCAATCATCGGGCGTTTGTGCAAGACCCGCGTGCAGTCATGTGTATTGTCGTGCAGCTTGTACATCCATAGAATTTAGATCGAACTTACGCAGCAAATGCGCGAAGAATTGGCCTTTTTGGAACTGTACGCCGGGAGTGGAAAGATGACTTTGAGCCAAGAGGATATTGACCTCATCCGAACGTCCTTCATTTCCCTTTCGGCCAACCTGCAACACGCAGGAGACGTGTTCTACGAAACCCTTTTCGAAATCGCGCCCCATACCCGAGATCTGTTCCTGCAGGATATGGCGTCGCAATCCGTAAAGCTCATGAGCACATTGGGCCTGGTCGTCTCCCAGCTTCAAAACGCCGGTGAACTTGAGCCGATCGTCAAGGATCTTGCCTTGCGGCATTTGGCCTATGGCGTTGAAAAGGAACATTATTTTATTGTCAGAGAAGCCTTGATCACAATGCTGAGGACCGTGCTGGATGCGCAGCATCCCGAAGCGGTGTTCGCGGCCTGGACGCGCGCCTATGATGGCCTTGCAAATGTTATGATCGAGGCTGCTTACCCGGAGCGGTCGCTTCAGATGCATGCCTGATGGCATCAGTACGCCAATTGATTTGGGCCAGGGTTAACTAGTTTCCGGCAAGCACCTCAATCTCGATCAGCCAGTTGGGATCCACGAGACCTGCGATGATCAGCGTCGTCACCGCAGGCGGATTGGAAGAGTGCCAGCGCGTTTGACGGATCTCGGTCAGCTCCGCAAGATCTTCTCCCCTTGTCACATAATAGGTGACCCTCATCATGTCATCGAGCCCTAGTCTGTGAGCATCCAGCAGGGCCTCGACATGGTCCATGGCCTGGTGGCACTGCCCGGCAAAATCGGATGCAACGGCGCCGTTATTTGCGACGCCGACCTGACCGGAAAAAGCAACCAGTTTCTTGGGATGATCCAGCCGGGTCGAATGGGTGTAAATCCCGGCATATTGATCGGGCACGGCGCGCAATGTCGTGGGGTTCAGACGTTCAATCATGTTTCATAATCCAGCTTGTCACTCTTTGGCGAACGTTAGCCGGGCCTGTTTGGGCAGGACCAACAAAATCCAAAGGCGCCGTGACAAGCTGAGTTTATTCCACAGCGTCCAGAAACGTGCTGATTTCATGTGCGAGCCATGTTCGGAATGCCTTGATCTTTGGCGTGTTTCTGAATGCGTGGGAATATGTGAGCCAGTAAGCCCTTCCGTCGCTGCAGGTTATGTCGAACGGACGGATCAACTGACCGTTCTTCTCCGCATCCCGAAAAAACGCGGGTGTGACCATGGCAACACCGTGTCCGGCGATCGCGGCTGTCGCTTCCAGAACCTGCGGGCCGAAGGTCTGGCCCGGGAGATCACCAATGTCGGTCGCGTCGACCCCGGCCGAACCAAACCAACGGATCCACCAGGGGTCGAGGCCGCCAAGTATGGGCAGTTTGAGAAGGTCTTCCGGACGCGTGATCCCTCCGATGCTCTCGGCAAGAGCCGGGCTCAACATCGGCGTGAATTCAACGTCTATCAGCTTGTGACACTCAAGATCGGGCCAATCCCCACGGCCGCTCCTGATCGCGACGTCGATAATACCGGAATGGAAGTCAACCAGGGTTTCACTCACTTCCAGCCTCACGGCGATTCCCGGGTGCGCGATCTGAAACTGCCCCAGTCTTTCTGCAAGAAAATTCGTTGCAAAGGTCGGGATGACGCTCATGGTAAGCGTTCCCTGTGCATTGCCTTGAGCCTCCGCAAAAGCGTCGGCGATCAAATTCAGCGCATCGCCCGTCTTCTTGGCCAACGCCGTGCCGACCTGTGTCAGCTCAACGCCTCTCGGTTTGCGGTGAAACAGGGGTTGTCCGACACGTTCCTCCAGCACCTTGATCTGATAGCTGACGGCGGCCTGGGTGAGGCCCAACTCGTTGCCGGCACGTGTAAAGCTGCCATGGCGGGCAGCGGACTCGAACGCCCTGACGGAGGCAAGCGGGGGAAGCTGCGAACGGGCCATTCATAAATCTCACTAATGGGTGTCTGTGCCGGATTTGTTTGATAATTCGAATTTTATCCCGAGAATCTGGGGAAGTAATAGAAAAATATGGATCTCGAACATGCCCATCAAGATCACGAAAGCTATTAATGGCCTTAGGCCATGTGCATGGCGTCAGTTTTTCAGTTTCACAAAACGCAAAAAACCGCGCGTGCATATTCGAAGTCTGTCAAATCACCTGAGGACAGACATTGGCCTGTGCCGCGAAGACGTCTCAAGCGCCAGGGATAGAGCGTATGTACGCTTCGATCACTGGCACTAGGAAATCGGGTTTTTTCAACCGGGTGACAAACCGCAAGTAAGAACAGGCAGGCAAAACGTGACGGACCCCGACGACCGAAAAGGTCAGCCGACGTCCCGTTCTGAAATGATCCGGTCGATCAGACCCCAATCGAGCGCTTCTTCAGGTGTCATGAACCTGTCGCGCTCAAGAGCACTTGCGAACGCGTCGAAATCGCGATGGCAATGCGTCGCATAAAGATTTGTCATCTTTGCCTTGGTACGCTGGATCTCTTCGGAATGAATTAGCATATCCGTTGCCTGCCCCTGAAAGCCGCCCGAGGGTTGATGGATCAGGATGTTGGCGTTCGGCAGCGCGGACCGTTCGCCAGGTTCTCCCGCCATCAATAGAAACGAGCCCATCGATCGGGCCGTTCCCATGCAAAGCGTGTGTACCGGCGCCTTGATGAATTGCATCGTGTCATACATCGCAAATCCGCTGGTCACGACGCCGCCCGGTGAATTGATATAAAACTGTATCGGTTTCTTCGAACTCTCAGCTTCCAGAAAGAGCAACTGAGCGCAGATGAGAGCTGAGACCGTGTCGTTGACTTCCCCATTCAGGAAGATGATCCGGTCCCGCAACAACCTTGAAAAGATATCGAATGACCTTTCGCCGCGGTTTGACTGTTCAACCACCATAGGGACGAGTTGCATCGTTTCGCGCATCGGCGAATTCCTTTCCATCTCGGATTCAGGTGTCGGCTTGGCCGTCAGGCAGCCTGCATCAGCGCCAGGCCGTTTTCGTTTGCGGCATCTGAGGTCTGCAGGCTCTTCGGCATTTCGATCAGCTTATGAGTGATCCTGAAAAGTGTGTTGCCGCCGTCGTCCGGCTCGATCTGAAACGTAACCGTGCTCTCAAGAAAGGGCGGCTGGCGTTCCCGCATGGTGAAGCTGATTTCGCGGCCTGGGACAATTGAACTCGGTCGAGGGTCCTTCAGGTCGGAACCGGGCAGCCATCGTTCCCGCAGCTCGGATTGACTGATCGCACGCCAGACTTTCTCCGGCGGGGCGTCGAGTATGCACTCAAAGGCCAATTCGGGTTCGGGAGTTTCCAGATCCGTCTCGCTCACTGGTCCATTTCCTTCAGCAGGTTGTTCAGATCGTCAATTCTTGCGGGCCAGTAGGCGCGGTACTTCATCATCCATTTTGCAATGAGCTGCAGACCCTCGGGATTGACCTCGTAATTCGTGAAGCGCCCGTGACGTTGCGCGAGAACAAGGCCGGCGTCCCGCAGGACAGCAAGGTGCTGCGACATGGCCGGTTGGCTGATCATCATGCCCTCGCGCAAGGCGCTCGCATTCAATCCGCCATGGGCAAGCTTTTCGAAAATCGCGCGCCGCGTCGGGTCTGCCAGGGCCCGGAAGATATCGTTTTCAGTCATGCTAATACATAAGCAGATACTTATGTGATTCGCAATTGAATTTCGAAAACCAGCCTGAAATTGCGTAGCTCCGGCCACCCGCGAATTAAGAGGGGCGAAAAAAACTCCATATTTTTCAATGCCTTAAGAGAAAGGACTTTGTGATGTGCGTTGACGCACGACCGTCCTGCACAGGCTCGGCTTCTTGCGCGTTGGATGCGTCTCTATCTCCTGTCCGAACTGAAACAGGCGCCGGTCGATTGCGGCTGACCAGGCGCGCT
Encoded proteins:
- a CDS encoding globin domain-containing protein, whose amino-acid sequence is MTLSQEDIDLIRTSFISLSANLQHAGDVFYETLFEIAPHTRDLFLQDMASQSVKLMSTLGLVVSQLQNAGELEPIVKDLALRHLAYGVEKEHYFIVREALITMLRTVLDAQHPEAVFAAWTRAYDGLANVMIEAAYPERSLQMHA
- a CDS encoding LysR substrate-binding domain-containing protein: MARSQLPPLASVRAFESAARHGSFTRAGNELGLTQAAVSYQIKVLEERVGQPLFHRKPRGVELTQVGTALAKKTGDALNLIADAFAEAQGNAQGTLTMSVIPTFATNFLAERLGQFQIAHPGIAVRLEVSETLVDFHSGIIDVAIRSGRGDWPDLECHKLIDVEFTPMLSPALAESIGGITRPEDLLKLPILGGLDPWWIRWFGSAGVDATDIGDLPGQTFGPQVLEATAAIAGHGVAMVTPAFFRDAEKNGQLIRPFDITCSDGRAYWLTYSHAFRNTPKIKAFRTWLAHEISTFLDAVE
- a CDS encoding ATP-dependent Clp protease proteolytic subunit — encoded protein: MRETMQLVPMVVEQSNRGERSFDIFSRLLRDRIIFLNGEVNDTVSALICAQLLFLEAESSKKPIQFYINSPGGVVTSGFAMYDTMQFIKAPVHTLCMGTARSMGSFLLMAGEPGERSALPNANILIHQPSGGFQGQATDMLIHSEEIQRTKAKMTNLYATHCHRDFDAFASALERDRFMTPEEALDWGLIDRIISERDVG
- a CDS encoding RidA family protein; the protein is MIERLNPTTLRAVPDQYAGIYTHSTRLDHPKKLVAFSGQVGVANNGAVASDFAGQCHQAMDHVEALLDAHRLGLDDMMRVTYYVTRGEDLAELTEIRQTRWHSSNPPAVTTLIIAGLVDPNWLIEIEVLAGN
- a CDS encoding metalloregulator ArsR/SmtB family transcription factor gives rise to the protein MCLCISMTENDIFRALADPTRRAIFEKLAHGGLNASALREGMMISQPAMSQHLAVLRDAGLVLAQRHGRFTNYEVNPEGLQLIAKWMMKYRAYWPARIDDLNNLLKEMDQ
- a CDS encoding SRPBCC domain-containing protein, with amino-acid sequence MSETDLETPEPELAFECILDAPPEKVWRAISQSELRERWLPGSDLKDPRPSSIVPGREISFTMRERQPPFLESTVTFQIEPDDGGNTLFRITHKLIEMPKSLQTSDAANENGLALMQAA